Proteins from one Listeria weihenstephanensis genomic window:
- a CDS encoding ATP-binding cassette domain-containing protein, protein MLKIENLTLTTREKLLEEVNAEFELGSAYGLVAPNGSGKTTLLRVLAGLTKAEAGRIYLEEDNEVLDLVSSRKKIFYYETSDWLDRHLSAWDYLQFVNEKWADGKVDIEEIIKYWDLSDFVKLPIRKYSLGMKQKTVLAMYAVSNTNYWLMDEPMNGLDEANQKRFTGFMEESKKRGTCIIFSSHQNDSLHSISDKIYYISNKKLSDTAREKQEDYD, encoded by the coding sequence ATGCTAAAAATAGAAAATTTAACACTCACTACAAGAGAAAAATTATTAGAAGAAGTAAATGCTGAATTTGAACTAGGCTCAGCTTATGGTTTAGTTGCACCAAATGGGTCAGGAAAGACAACTTTACTTCGTGTTCTAGCTGGGTTAACAAAAGCGGAAGCAGGAAGAATTTATTTAGAAGAGGATAATGAAGTATTAGACTTAGTATCATCAAGAAAAAAGATATTTTATTATGAGACGTCTGATTGGTTAGATAGGCATTTATCCGCATGGGATTATCTTCAGTTCGTTAATGAGAAATGGGCGGATGGAAAAGTGGATATAGAAGAGATTATTAAGTACTGGGATTTAAGCGATTTTGTTAAGTTACCAATTAGAAAGTATTCTTTAGGTATGAAACAAAAGACAGTACTAGCAATGTACGCAGTTAGTAATACAAATTATTGGTTAATGGATGAGCCGATGAATGGGCTTGACGAGGCCAATCAAAAACGGTTTACAGGATTTATGGAAGAATCTAAGAAAAGAGGAACTTGTATTATTTTTTCATCGCATCAAAATGATAGTCTCCACAGTATTTCCGATAAAATTTATTACATATCTAATAAAAAATTGAGCGATACAGCTAGAGAAAAACAGGAGGATTATGACTAA
- a CDS encoding LysR family transcriptional regulator — protein MKLTTLNYFVKVATESSFTKASEKLYISQPTLSRHIQELEAELGVALFIRHSHSIKLTSAGERFLTEVNDILKRVDKLSHMFDAQVSQDETNQILKVGYLSNFNMGKMYELFERFKVVHPNVQFLMKQDTPMKLAEGLADGQYDLVFNLLTYFQADDNVEKAVFMENQLQIAMPVDHALSHEKKLRFADLSQETFVLLERQQSPVIVDYVVGQGLKNGFNLKASSYVKDLDEGLSLVSVGKGSAFLYSGMNDGTLEDKYRIKIIDLERDNDDQNIVVAMNRENEASLLRALFDFIQSDLAGV, from the coding sequence ATGAAGTTAACCACCTTGAATTATTTCGTTAAAGTCGCCACGGAAAGTAGTTTTACAAAAGCTTCTGAAAAGCTGTATATTTCGCAACCAACCTTAAGTAGGCACATACAAGAATTAGAAGCCGAGCTAGGGGTAGCGCTGTTTATTCGACATAGTCACAGCATTAAATTAACAAGTGCCGGGGAGCGATTTTTGACCGAAGTGAATGATATTTTAAAACGAGTGGATAAGTTATCTCATATGTTTGATGCGCAAGTAAGCCAGGATGAAACCAATCAAATTTTAAAAGTGGGGTATTTATCTAATTTCAATATGGGCAAAATGTATGAGTTATTTGAACGTTTTAAAGTCGTCCATCCAAATGTTCAGTTTTTGATGAAACAAGATACGCCGATGAAGCTAGCTGAAGGGCTCGCGGATGGTCAGTATGATTTGGTATTTAACTTATTAACTTATTTTCAAGCGGATGATAACGTTGAAAAAGCAGTTTTCATGGAAAATCAATTACAAATCGCTATGCCTGTTGATCACGCATTGAGTCATGAGAAGAAATTGCGGTTTGCAGATTTAAGCCAGGAAACGTTTGTTTTACTTGAAAGACAGCAGTCACCGGTCATTGTGGATTATGTGGTCGGACAGGGTCTCAAAAATGGATTCAATTTGAAGGCGAGTTCTTATGTGAAGGATCTTGATGAAGGGCTGTCTTTGGTTTCGGTTGGCAAGGGATCGGCTTTCTTGTATTCGGGAATGAATGATGGGACGCTGGAAGATAAGTATCGGATCAAGATTATTGATTTAGAGCGTGATAATGATGACCAGAATATTGTAGTCGCGATGAATAGAGAAAATGAGGCTAGTTTGCTTCGAGCGTTATTTGATTTTATACAGAGTGATCTAGCGGGTGTGTAG
- a CDS encoding CocE/NonD family hydrolase has product MTAKITEKMHFSPAFEYIDNGIEHGVLSPFETKEVILKKGQLIAEGFKPLTTDIRMLKDVPVKLRDGITIYTDIYLPITEEKVPTLIAWSPYGKSAGTAPRYKNLFNMLGMGNAWNSGLTKFEAPDPAYWCAHGYAVCNPDMRGIAHSEGDTTMIGSQEAEDGYDLIEWLAAQSWSNGKTALTGTSYLAFSQWYIAAEQPPHLTCINPTEGLADGYRDLAFIGGIPDQNFIERLQVNHVSAKGAKREDLVKEMGAYPRADAAIWKDKVADASKITVPVFVIASYSNTLHTMGTFRSWRTLGSTEKWLRIHDRQEWPYYYDEANTEELRRFFDYYLLGKDNGWTNTPTVRYSLLDFHGSNQTDIPAETFPPAASENKRFYMNGKFRALQENPESEDFPVKYVSNSVPGRTSFQMTFDKETHFVGYPKAKLFMEVDGYDDMDVFVWVQKIDKLGNVLSEFVVPNHGAALQDFTQEGASALRYKGPWGRLRASMRQLDGKMATDEIPAYSFDKVEKLAQGEIVELDIVLSPLGLSYETGETLRVVISTKDELGSVMPGTPGCTPDNKGVHVLHTGGEYASYLQLPVMPK; this is encoded by the coding sequence ATGACTGCAAAAATTACAGAAAAAATGCACTTTAGCCCAGCTTTCGAATATATCGACAATGGTATCGAACACGGCGTCCTTAGCCCATTTGAAACGAAAGAAGTCATCTTGAAAAAAGGCCAATTAATCGCAGAAGGCTTTAAACCACTGACTACAGATATTAGAATGTTAAAAGACGTGCCTGTTAAATTGCGCGACGGTATCACGATTTACACAGATATCTATTTACCAATTACAGAAGAAAAAGTCCCAACTCTCATCGCGTGGAGCCCTTACGGTAAGAGCGCTGGAACTGCACCGCGTTACAAAAACCTTTTCAATATGTTAGGTATGGGGAACGCGTGGAATTCAGGTCTAACGAAATTCGAAGCGCCTGATCCAGCTTACTGGTGTGCGCATGGTTACGCCGTTTGTAATCCAGATATGCGCGGTATCGCTCATAGTGAGGGCGACACAACGATGATCGGTTCCCAGGAGGCAGAAGACGGTTATGATTTAATCGAATGGCTAGCTGCTCAATCTTGGTCGAACGGCAAAACAGCCCTTACCGGAACATCCTATCTAGCCTTTTCACAATGGTATATCGCAGCAGAACAGCCACCACACTTAACTTGTATCAACCCAACAGAAGGTCTTGCGGACGGTTATCGCGATTTAGCTTTTATCGGTGGTATTCCTGATCAAAATTTCATTGAACGCTTGCAAGTAAATCACGTCAGCGCTAAAGGTGCCAAACGTGAAGACTTAGTAAAAGAAATGGGTGCTTATCCAAGGGCTGATGCCGCAATTTGGAAAGACAAAGTTGCCGATGCAAGCAAAATTACTGTCCCAGTTTTCGTTATAGCAAGCTATTCCAACACATTACACACAATGGGTACCTTCCGTTCATGGCGCACACTCGGCTCCACTGAAAAATGGCTTCGTATCCATGATCGTCAAGAATGGCCATATTATTATGATGAAGCTAATACAGAAGAATTGCGCCGCTTCTTTGACTACTATTTACTTGGCAAAGATAACGGTTGGACAAACACACCGACAGTACGCTATTCCCTTCTTGATTTTCATGGTAGCAACCAAACGGATATACCCGCAGAAACGTTCCCACCAGCAGCTAGTGAAAATAAACGCTTCTATATGAATGGTAAATTCCGCGCGTTACAAGAAAATCCAGAATCAGAAGATTTTCCAGTAAAATATGTTTCCAATAGCGTTCCAGGTCGCACTTCCTTCCAAATGACCTTCGACAAAGAAACGCATTTCGTTGGTTATCCAAAAGCGAAATTGTTTATGGAAGTGGACGGTTATGATGATATGGATGTCTTCGTTTGGGTTCAAAAAATCGATAAGCTAGGCAATGTTTTGAGCGAATTCGTTGTTCCAAACCACGGCGCAGCTCTTCAAGATTTCACGCAAGAAGGAGCATCCGCTTTACGTTACAAAGGTCCATGGGGACGTCTTCGTGCTTCGATGCGTCAACTTGATGGCAAAATGGCTACCGATGAAATTCCTGCTTACAGTTTTGACAAAGTGGAGAAACTAGCGCAAGGTGAAATTGTGGAACTAGATATCGTTCTAAGTCCATTAGGTCTATCTTATGAAACCGGAGAAACGTTAAGAGTTGTTATCAGTACAAAAGACGAACTTGGCTCAGTAATGCCAGGAACACCAGGTTGTACGCCAGATAATAAAGGCGTTCACGTGCTTCATACTGGTGGAGAATACGCTTCTTATCTTCAATTACCAGTGATGCCCAAATAA
- a CDS encoding ABC transporter ATP-binding protein, which yields MLKVENLTMVAREMLLKDMNAEFEGGKAYGIVATNGSGKTTLLRILAGLTKAQNGTVYVVDNGKRLELVATRKKLFYYETSDWLDGHLSGLDYLEFVNASWADNETNIGEVIQYWDLDEFVRLPIRNYSLGMKQRIVLAMYAVSNTDYWLMDEPMNGLDEANQKRFIEFMSEAKQQGKCIIFSSHQNDNLHSISDKVHYIINKEWSDGRRGY from the coding sequence ATGCTAAAAGTAGAGAATTTAACGATGGTCGCCAGGGAGATGCTTTTGAAAGATATGAATGCGGAATTTGAGGGTGGGAAAGCCTATGGAATTGTTGCTACAAATGGTTCTGGAAAAACGACATTGCTCCGAATTTTAGCTGGATTGACAAAGGCGCAAAATGGTACAGTTTATGTAGTGGATAACGGTAAGCGGTTAGAGTTGGTCGCGACACGAAAAAAACTATTTTACTATGAAACTTCAGATTGGTTAGATGGGCATTTATCTGGGCTAGATTATCTTGAGTTTGTGAATGCCAGTTGGGCGGATAATGAGACGAATATTGGTGAGGTTATTCAGTACTGGGATTTAGATGAATTTGTGAGATTGCCAATTCGAAACTATTCTTTAGGCATGAAGCAAAGAATAGTTTTGGCGATGTATGCAGTAAGTAATACGGATTATTGGTTGATGGATGAACCTATGAATGGACTTGATGAAGCCAATCAAAAACGGTTTATAGAATTTATGAGTGAAGCCAAGCAACAAGGGAAATGTATTATCTTCTCATCTCACCAAAATGATAATCTTCATAGTATTTCTGATAAAGTTCATTACATAATTAACAAGGAATGGAGCGATGGTCGGAGGGGATATTGA
- a CDS encoding inorganic phosphate transporter: MDSVLLITIIIVIVGLAFDFINGFHDIANAVATSISTRALKPRVAIGIAAVMNFLGAISFTGVAVALTSDIVDPFALKNGEFVVLCALISAVMWNLMTWVAKMPSSSSHALIGSIAGAAIASAGSFGVLNWGGFSTIIIALIVSPIIGFSVGYLIYSLFKFIFRNKKLVQTNRHFRIAQIGTTAMQAYAHGTNDAQKTMGIITLALIASGLQSDSTIPFWVQVSCAAAMALGSSIGGYRIIKTVGTKIMKIEPVTGVAADLGSLSVIMSATLIHLPISSTQVIDSSLMGVGTANHKKEVNWRTGKSMLVTWMITLPCAGIMAAVVYWIAAAIFL, translated from the coding sequence ATGGATTCGGTGCTTTTAATTACAATTATAATCGTGATTGTTGGCTTGGCCTTCGATTTCATAAATGGATTTCACGATATTGCGAATGCGGTGGCGACGAGTATATCGACGCGGGCGCTGAAACCTCGTGTGGCGATCGGGATTGCGGCAGTAATGAATTTTCTAGGCGCGATTTCGTTTACGGGTGTGGCTGTAGCGCTGACTTCGGATATTGTTGATCCGTTTGCGCTGAAGAACGGGGAATTTGTTGTTTTGTGCGCGCTAATTTCGGCAGTGATGTGGAATTTGATGACGTGGGTTGCGAAGATGCCGAGTAGTTCTTCACATGCGTTGATCGGATCGATTGCTGGGGCTGCGATTGCTTCTGCAGGTAGTTTTGGCGTGCTAAACTGGGGTGGATTTTCAACGATTATCATTGCGCTGATTGTGTCGCCGATTATTGGTTTTTCAGTCGGTTATTTGATTTATTCGCTGTTCAAATTCATTTTTCGGAATAAAAAGTTGGTGCAGACGAATCGACATTTCCGGATTGCTCAAATTGGGACAACGGCGATGCAAGCCTATGCACACGGAACGAATGATGCGCAGAAAACGATGGGAATCATTACACTGGCGCTGATTGCGAGCGGTTTACAGTCGGATTCCACGATTCCGTTCTGGGTTCAAGTGAGTTGTGCGGCCGCGATGGCGCTCGGTTCCTCGATTGGCGGTTACCGGATTATAAAAACAGTTGGCACAAAAATCATGAAAATTGAGCCTGTGACAGGTGTTGCGGCAGATCTAGGGTCGCTATCGGTGATTATGAGTGCGACGCTGATTCATTTGCCAATTAGTTCGACGCAGGTAATCGATAGCTCACTGATGGGCGTGGGGACGGCGAATCATAAGAAGGAAGTAAACTGGCGTACAGGAAAAAGTATGCTGGTAACTTGGATGATTACATTGCCTTGCGCGGGGATTATGGCGGCGGTTGTGTACTGGATTGCGGCTGCGATATTTTTATGA
- a CDS encoding amino acid permease yields MSEEQTLERGLKNRHVQLIAIGGAIGTGLFLGSGKSIHLAGPSILFAYTITGIICFLIMRALGELLLSNLNYHSFVDFVFDYLGNGAAFVTGWTYWFCWISIAMADLTAVGLYTQFWFPNVAQWVPGLIALVILLVMNLATVKLFGEMEFWFALIKVIAILALIIVGTFMIIKGFSTDAGASSFTNLWSHGGWFPNGASGFILSFQMVVFAFVGIELVGLMAGETKDPEKVIPKAINNIPIRIIIFYIGALIVIMSIYPWNDINPAQSPFVQVFAALGIAAAAAIVNFVVLTSAASACNSAVFSTSRMVYSLAKEKNAPYPMTKLTSHKVPANALFFSTIVILVAVILNYVMPEGVFTLITSISTVCFLYIWGITVICHLKYRKTRPELAAKSKFKMPLYPVANYVILAFLAFILVVLALAEDTRVALFVTPVWFILLIGIYFIRKSRGQKQEAGAPDLD; encoded by the coding sequence ATGTCAGAAGAACAAACGCTAGAGAGAGGCTTGAAAAATCGTCACGTCCAGCTTATTGCAATTGGGGGCGCGATAGGAACTGGGTTGTTTCTTGGTTCTGGGAAGTCGATCCATTTAGCAGGTCCATCGATCCTTTTTGCCTACACGATCACAGGAATTATTTGTTTTTTGATTATGCGAGCGCTCGGTGAATTATTGTTATCGAATTTGAATTATCACTCGTTTGTTGATTTTGTTTTTGATTATCTTGGCAATGGAGCCGCGTTCGTTACAGGTTGGACGTATTGGTTCTGTTGGATTTCGATTGCGATGGCGGATTTGACGGCTGTCGGTCTGTACACCCAATTCTGGTTTCCGAATGTGGCGCAATGGGTTCCAGGATTAATCGCGTTAGTTATTTTGCTCGTGATGAACCTTGCAACCGTGAAGCTGTTCGGCGAAATGGAGTTTTGGTTCGCGCTAATCAAGGTTATTGCAATTTTAGCTCTGATTATCGTTGGTACATTTATGATTATCAAAGGATTTTCAACGGATGCAGGTGCGTCTAGTTTTACGAATCTTTGGAGTCACGGCGGTTGGTTCCCTAACGGTGCAAGCGGCTTTATCCTGTCGTTCCAGATGGTCGTATTCGCCTTTGTGGGTATCGAGCTCGTCGGTCTGATGGCTGGTGAGACGAAAGATCCTGAGAAAGTTATTCCAAAAGCGATCAACAACATTCCAATTCGGATTATTATCTTCTATATTGGTGCGTTAATCGTGATTATGAGTATTTATCCATGGAATGATATTAACCCAGCGCAAAGCCCGTTCGTGCAAGTTTTCGCGGCGTTAGGAATTGCGGCAGCAGCGGCTATCGTTAACTTCGTCGTTCTAACTTCGGCGGCATCTGCGTGTAATAGTGCGGTTTTCAGTACGAGTCGTATGGTTTACTCGCTAGCTAAGGAAAAAAATGCACCGTATCCAATGACAAAACTAACATCTCATAAAGTTCCAGCGAATGCGTTATTCTTCTCAACAATCGTTATTTTGGTGGCGGTTATTCTAAACTACGTGATGCCTGAAGGTGTATTTACGCTAATCACGAGTATTTCAACAGTGTGTTTCTTGTATATTTGGGGAATCACAGTTATCTGTCACTTGAAATATCGCAAAACACGCCCAGAACTTGCGGCGAAAAGTAAATTCAAAATGCCGTTATATCCAGTTGCGAACTACGTTATTCTCGCGTTCCTTGCGTTTATTCTAGTCGTTCTAGCGTTAGCGGAAGATACACGTGTAGCACTATTCGTGACGCCTGTCTGGTTTATACTTTTGATTGGGATTTATTTCATTCGCAAATCAAGAGGGCAAAAGCAAGAAGCTGGTGCGCCAGATTTAGATTAA
- a CDS encoding GNAT family N-acetyltransferase, with the protein MPIQITTQTESDIPELWEIEKSVMLKGTTPHVVKENEYEQFKKDIMTQNMLVAKNEDGTVLGSLIYHYPGSAPSRQRQWLFGISVAKQAQGQGIGKMLIHRLFELGEQNNIGKIAMRVMGANTNAIEFYKHLGFVQEAHFKREFWVDNEWMDDYQFAYYLDAPKN; encoded by the coding sequence ATGCCAATCCAAATCACCACTCAAACTGAATCCGACATCCCCGAACTATGGGAAATCGAAAAAAGCGTCATGCTAAAAGGCACTACACCGCATGTCGTCAAAGAAAACGAGTATGAACAATTCAAAAAAGACATCATGACTCAAAACATGTTAGTCGCCAAAAATGAGGACGGCACCGTACTAGGCTCCCTAATTTACCACTATCCAGGTTCAGCACCTTCACGCCAAAGACAATGGCTTTTCGGAATCTCGGTCGCAAAACAAGCGCAAGGCCAAGGTATCGGCAAAATGCTGATTCATCGCCTATTCGAACTCGGCGAACAAAATAACATTGGAAAAATTGCGATGCGTGTCATGGGTGCTAACACGAATGCGATCGAATTTTACAAGCATCTTGGTTTTGTTCAGGAGGCGCATTTTAAGCGGGAATTTTGGGTCGATAATGAATGGATGGATGATTATCAATTTGCTTACTATCTTGATGCACCAAAAAACTAA